The Bifidobacterium actinocoloniiforme DSM 22766 genomic sequence TGGAACCATTATTAGCGATGGCTTGCCGGTAACGGTCAGCGTTGCGGCGGGCCCAGGCGGCGGCTTCCTCGGATACCTCCACCGCCCACACTTGGGCTCCGGGCACCTCGGTGGCCACGGCCAGGCCGATCGCACCAGATCCAGCGCACAAGTCAACCACCAGCGGGCGCTCGATACCCTCCCCCGCCAGCCAGTCCAGCCCGGCCTGCACCACGGTCTCGGTCTCTGGCCTCGGGATGAACACCCCCGGTCCGACCGCTAAATCCAGAAAGCGGAACGGGGCGTGCCCCACTATGTATTGCAAGGGCTCGCGCCCTGCCCGGCGGATCACGAAATCGCGGAAGACACCCAAAGCCAGCTTCCCGGCCTGGTCCGGGTCAATGTGCACTATGACCGTGGCCGCATCGGCATCAGCAGCGTCACCAACACCCTGGGCACGAGCAGCGCTCCCCCTGACCCCGGCAGCAGCCAAATCGCTTACGGTCTCCCCCAGGAGCAGGGCCTTGTCCAGATCGTGCAAATCAACTCGGCATGCCTCCGCCAACAGCAGCCGGGCGTCGTTCTCCGGCGTGTCCACACCAGCCCCGGCCAGTTTGCCACTCGCTTCAGCAAGGATCGCTTGCACACCGGCTCGCTCATCGGCACTCAGCATGTCGCTCCCGCTAATCGCCATAGCGGCCCCCTCACTCGCCCGGAGCAGCGGCCCGTCCAAGCCTCACTTGCGCCCAGCCAGACGCGCGGCCTCATCAGCTTGGATGTCGGAGTCGATTACGGCCTGGATGTCACCGTCGAGCACCTGCTCCAGGTTGTAAGCCTTGTATCCCGTGCGGTGGTCCACGATGCGGCTTTCAGGGAAGTTGTAAGTGCGGATGCGCTCGGAACGGTCCAGGGAACGCACCTGTGAATGGCGCATGTCCGCAGCCTCAGCAGCCTCCTGTTCATGCTTCATGGCCAGCAGGCGCGACTTCAGGACCCTCAGGGCGGCGGCGCGATTTTGGATTTGCGACTTCTCGTCCTGCATGCTCACCACAATCCCCGTCGGGATATGCGTCATGCGCACCGCCGAATAGGTGGTGTTGACCGACTGGCCACCGGGGCCGGAGCTCATGAAAATGTCTATTTTCAAATCCTTGGGATCGATTTCAATCTCATCGTCGTCATCGTCCGCCTCCGGGAAGACGATCACACCCGCCGCCGAGGTCTGGATGCGCCCCTGCGATTCGGTCACCGGTATGCGCTGCACCCGGTGGACTCCACCCTCGTACTTGAGCGAAGCCCAGACGCCATCGGCCGGCGCCACGGACCCACGCGAACGAATGGCCAGCTGCGCGTCCTTGACCCCGCCCAGTTCGGTGGCGTTCTGACTCATGATTTCCACGGACCAGCCACGCTTCTCCGCATAGCGGATGTACATGCGCATCAGGTCACCCGCGAACAGCGCCGCTTCCTCTCCGCCAGTGCCGGCTTTGATTTCCATGATCGTGTCCCGCGCGTCATCCGGGTCGCGAGGAATCAGCGCCGAACGTAGGCGGTCCTCAGCCGCCGGCAACCGCTCGCCCAAGCTCTTGGCCTCCGCCATGAAATCAGGGTCATCATCGGCCATGCTCCGTGCGGCCTCGTAATCATCGTTAAGCGTGCGGTATGCCTTATAGGCCTCCACGATGCTCCCCAGCTCAGCGTGCCGACGGCCCAGCTTACGGATCTGCGCGGGGTCAGAGGCTACCTCAGGCTGGCTCATCTCCCGCTCCAGGCGCTCGTACTCCTCAAGAGCCGTCCGCGCTGCGGGGAATTGCTCATCCTCCATGATCTCCAACCTTTCCTCTTACGCATTTCCGCTTCACTAGGCTCTGGGTGCGCCATCCGTTTGGACATAGAAAAACGCCAGCCTCAGCGACCGGGCATGTCAAGCATGACCCGGGGCTCAGGCTGGCGTGAAAACGCTACTTGTTCTTGTTCCTCTTGCCGTAGCGAGCCTCGAAGCGGGCAACGCGCCCACCGGTGTCGAGGATCTTCTGCTTACCGGTGTAGAAGGGATGGCAGTTGGAGCACACATCAACCGTCATGTGATCGCCGGGGGCGGTCGAGCGGGTGACGAACGTATTGCCGCACGAGCACGTCACCTGGACGGGATGGTAATCGGGATGAATACCCTGCTTCATGGTTTCTCCTAGGGTCCGAAGGGATCCGGGTCGCCTGCCCCTATGGCCGACGTGAACCGGAACCAATGGCGAGTATAGCGCAGGCCCGGGAGATTGCCCCAGCGAGGACCGCCTGCCGCCGCGGTTTTCAAGAACGTCTAGAAAGACATCCTCCGCCATGCTCACATCCCTCAACCGCATGGACCCCAGGCCTATTCCCGACTGTTTCACAACACACCGCCCATGGATGACGATTCGGAACGAACCGAGATTCCAACGCTCTGGAGGATTCAACCACTGCCCGGGAGACAGGGCGCGTTGACATTTTTCGAACCGTTACGCTAATATTCATGGACAGGTAGAAATCTCTCGTGCATTGGGGGATGCATGAAAACGGTTAGCCGCAAGGGGTGAAGTGCAATCCACTTCCTTCCTTGCTCTCTGAATAAAGATGTATGCCGCAAATAGAGATGGCGACCGCTGTTGGAGCTTACCTGCAATTCACGCAGCAAGGTCGTGGTTATCTTTATTCGTGAGAGATGACTGTTGCCATAACTAAATGAAGGGGATTCGCAGAGAATCACGACCCGGACTGGTATATCCAGGCAATATAGCGGGGCGTCCGGATGAGAACTCAATGTTTGGGACCATCATCTTGCCCCGCAACTCGACAGAGTCGGGTTCCCGGTCCGAAGGGACGACAGACGCGATCTGATTCTATTCCCCCGGCTGAAGCAGGCGGTTCGCCGTTTGTGGATGCGAGAGTCAGACTGCGGTAAAGGCGGGTTCCGGCGTCAAAGCCGGGGCCCGCTTTTTCATTTTTCCTCGACCAGGTCCGAAAGCAGCACGGGTTCCACGAATCAACCAACCGTAAGGGCACCCAGAGCACACACAGAGGCGTCGACAAGCCAGCAAAGAACCTCTGCAACGCGAGGGGAGGGCGGCAGGGGGGGGGGAACCATACTCCCCCAACGCCCTCCCTTTCCGGTGAGACACGTTGAACTCGCCCCCTTGTTAGGAAACCACTACCCAAGTTGGTCAGCTGCGGTTATAATGCCTTCGATGGCCCTGACCTGCTCGGCTCTGATTTGCGTCGCCGGCTCTTTGATGGCCGTGGAAACAGGCAGACCTTTGATCTTGACCGCTGCCTTGATCGCGCTGATGAAAAGGTCGGCTTGATCGTATACGGCCATAAGCGCGTTAATCCGCCGGGCGCAGGCGAGCGCGGTCGTGTAATCACCACCCTGCCAAGCGGCGTGCATCCGCACGAAGGTCTCAGGCTCAACATTGGTCAAGCCGCACAGGACGCCATTGCCCCCAGCGATCCGGTTAGGCGTGTAATACTCGTCGAAGCCGGATAGGACGCTGAACGAAGGCGAGACCTTGCGGACGGCGGCAATCACCTTACGGGTGTGGCTGATCGTATCGACCGTATCTTTGAGCCCCAGAATATTGCTGTGGTCTGCCGCCAACTGGGCGATCAATTCCGGGCTCAGATCCATGCCAGTCCTGGGAGGGAAGTTGTACAGGAGGACCGGCAGGCTGGTGGCCTGCGCGATCTGAGCGAAGTAAACGCTCGCCGTCTGCTCGCTCGGGCCAAAATAATAAGGGCTGACCGCCACGACCGCATCGGCACCAACTGTTTCAGCGTAATGGGTGAAAGCCAGGACCTCATCCATATCGGTACCGCCGACACCCGAGAAGACCTTCATTCTGCCAGCCACGCGATTCACCGCGAATGCGAGCGCCTCCTGTTTGCTCTCCAGCGAATACGCATAGAACTCGCCGATGCTGCCGAACAGGAGCACCCCGTTCATGCCGGCATCGGCCAGGTGGTCCAGGTGCCGGCCCCATAGCTCGTAGTCGATGCTTCCGTCATCCCCCGTCACCGTAATAGACGGGCAGAACACCCCTTCAAACGCCGCTGTCACCATCTTGCGCTCCTCACTTGAACCGCGGTTATCACCATTATCACATCATGTGCGCGATGCTTCGCTTGCATGCGCGAACCCAACGCCCACTCTCCTGCTCGCGCGCAGTGGTTGGGCGTTGAACCGAAGCCGTCCCTACATGAGCGGCACGCTGAGAATCAGAACAAAAATCATCGCCACAACCGAAAGAACGCAAGTCATAAGCGTCCATGTCTTGAACATCTCCGGCAGCGTGAAACCAAAGTATTCCTTGACCAACCACAGTCCCGCGTCATTCACGAACGAGAAGATGAAGGAGCCTGCACCTATGGCAAGGACCAAGAGGGCTATGCCAACCGGGTTAAGGCCAAGCGAAACAGCAACCGGTTCGAGGATACCCGCGGTCGTTATTGCCGAAACCGTCGAAGAGCCTGTGGCGACGCGGACGAAGGCGGCGATGGCCCAGGCGACAAGCAGAATCGATATGTGCGAGCTCTGCACGAACTGAGTAATCATATCGCCGATGCCGGTGTCAATCAGCAAAGTCTTGAAACCACCACCCGCGCCCAGAATGAAGACGATGCCAGCGATAGGCTTCAACGACTTGGCGGTTTCGTCTTGGATGCGCTTCCAGGGGAATTTAGTGACCTTGAACAGAACTACGGTCGAGAAAATCAGGGAGAAGAGCAGGGCGATCTCAGGATTTCCGAGGAACTGAATCAGCTGCGGCACGAAAGCCTTGGAGGTGCTGAGCTTGGGAGCAATCATCGTGGCAATCGAAGTGATCAGCAGAAGCACGGCAGGCATGATTACGCAGGTCAAAGAAAGGCCGAAACTGGGGCGCTTGGTGCCCTCCGGCGGCTGCTCGATTGCGGACATATCGAAAGTGTCGGGGGCGCCGCGATCCACGATTTTAGTGGCGTACCTAGCGAACAGCGGGCCACAGATTATTACGGTTGGGATCGCAATCAATACACCAATTCCCATCGTGATACCCATGCTACCGTTTGAGAAGGTCTTCAGAGCAGCGGTAGGGCCAGGATGGGGCGGCACTAGGGCCTGCATCGCACACAAGCCGGCCAAAGCGGGCATGGCGATCATCATAATCGGCAGCTTGGAACGCCGACACACCATGATAATAACCGGGACCATAATGATAAGGCCTACGTCGAAGAAGAGCGGCAGACCTACCAGGGAGCCGATAAGTGCCATGGTCCAAGGCAGCATCTTGACCGATGAGTGGTCCACAAGGGTATCGACCAGCACGCCTGTGGCGCCGGTGACCATCAACACTTGCCCAAGCATGGCGCCCAGCCCGACGAGAATGCCAACGCTCTGCGTTGTTGAACCAAAGCCGTCGAGGAAGGCGGTGATGGTGTTCATCATGCCGTAACCCGAGCAAATACCAGTAAAAATGGAGGCGATCATGATCGCGACGAATGGGTGAACCTTGGCCGCTGTCACCAAGGCGATCAGCAAGGCGACGCCCAATACGATACTGATCAACAGGGCAGCGGGGCTAAGGTGAACTTTCGGCACTTCGGAGGCCGCCTGTACGAGCGGCGATGACAGCGCCACAATGAGCGAATGCATATGAAGTCCTTCACACTATCAAAGCGAATGATGGTACTGTGCACCGGCGGCCCATCGCCAAGCGCCGTTACAGCGCATTGAAGGGCGAAGGGCCGCCGGAGAGCGACGATGCGCAGCTTTGCGATTAGCCGCGGTAGAGGTACTTTTGAGCGGTCTCTACAGTCATCTCGGTGCCATTGCCGGGAGCCGTAGGAGCCACATAGTTACCCTCGCTAATTTGGATGGGGTGGACGAAATATTCGTGCTGGTTGTCCACGTATTCGATCATCCGTCCGTCCATGGTGCCCGAGACCGCCACGTAGTCGAACATGGCGAAGTGGCAGACCGCTTCGCACAGGCCCACGCCACCGGCGTGTGGGCAGACGATCTTGTTGAACTTCTTAGCCATCAGATACTCCAGGACAACCTCCTGGGGGCCAGCCACGCGCGTGGCGTCGATCTGCATGACGCCGAAAGCGTTGGCCTGCAAGTATTGTTTGAACATGATTCGGTTCTGCATCTGCTCGCCAGTGGCCACGGGAATCGGGTTAATGGCCCTGGCGATGGTGGCATGTCCGATCACATCGTCGGGGCTGGTGGGCTCCTCCACCCAAGCCAGGTCGAAATCATGGAACTTGTTGATCCATTCGATGGCCTCGGGCACATCCCAGACCTGGTTGGCATCCACAGCCAGGCGCACGTCCGGGCCGATCGCCTCTCGGGCCAAGGCCAGGCGGCGCAGGTCATCGTCCACATTCCGTCCGACCTTAAGCTTGATTTGTTTGAAGCCTTTCTGCTCAGTCTCCTCTTTTGCAATCTGGACCATCTTCTCATCGGCGTAACCTAGCCAACCCGCTGCCGTGGAGTAACCCGGGTAGCCGAACTTAAGCAGGTACTCAATGCGCTCGTCCTTACCCCTTTTACCTTCTTGCAGGATCTCGATGGCCTCCTCCGGGCGCAAGGCATCGGTCAGATAACGGAAGTCCAAGGTGGCAACTAGTTCTTCGGGGTCCATCTGAGCCAGGAGCATCCATAGGGGCTTACCGGCCCGCTTTGCCTTGATATCCCACAGGGCCGAGAGGACAGCGCCGATAGCCATGTGCTCCACACCCTTCTCAGGACCCAGCCACCGCAATTGCGAATCACCGACGAACAGATCCCATGCTAGGCGCATATTGTCCAACAGCTCCTCCACGTTGCGTCCGAGGAGGACGTGCGACATGGAGTCAATAGCCCGGCAGACCACATCGTTGCCGCGACCAATCGTGAAGACGAAACCGGTGCCCTTGATGCCATCATCGGCGTCGGTCTCAACCTCCACATAAGCGGTCGAATAGTCAGGGTCGGGGTTCATAGCGTCAGAACCTGAGAGAGTCTGCGAGGTCGGAAAACGGAAGTCATACGTTTTGACATTTGTGATAGTGCTCATAAAAGGCTCCTTCGTCTTTGATAAGTGGTTACAACGGAGTAATCCCAATAGGAACTCTAAGCGAAGGTTTAGAAATTTGCAAATCAGATTTGGAAGTTTTCTTAATCGCAGGTATCTTCACATGTATACACTTAATGACGCGAACCATGCCGTCTCATAAAACCGAAGGAGCAGGGGATGAAGATCAGTGAACTGGCGGAATTGGCCGGGGTCTCCCCATCCACCGTCTCCAAAGTCATCAACGGGCGCTCTGGAATTGCCGCCGAGACCAGAAGGCGCGTGGAGCAGGTTCTCAACGAGAACAGCTACTACAAGCCGCTCGTTTCAACGAAACTTTCGCGAACCATCGAACTAGTCCTGGAGCATGTTGACGCTGACTGTACCCTCCCCTTGATTGACCACGCCTCATACTGGGCCCAACAAGCAGGATATGCGTTGACCATCACCCAAATTCACTCAGGAGAGGAGGTCGAACATTCTTTCCGTGGCATTATCGACCGTAACCCTTTAGGTGTGGTCATCCACCAAATCACTCAAATCCCCCAGGCGGAGAAAGACCTTCTGGAGTCACGGGGCATCCCGTTCGTAATCCTGGACCCCATCACCCCGATTGACGACCAAGCCATGTGGGTCTCGGTTGACCGCTGGACGGGCGGTTTCCAGATGGCGCAATACCTCATCAGTCTGGGACACAGGCGCATCGGCATCATCAACGGCCCTCAGAATTCTCAGTCGACCATCGCCCGTTACGGTGGCTTCCTTGCCGCCGCGCATTCGGCGCACATCGAACCCGACCCCACCTTGGAGCGCGCCACAGACCTGACACCCCAAGCCAGTTACCAAGCGGCCTGCGAGTTGTTGGACCTGCCTGAGCGCCCGAGCGCCATCTTCGCTTGCAATGACCAGACCGCGCTGAGCGTCTACCGGGCCGCCCACGAACGGGACCTGGCGATACCGACCGACTTGTCTGTTGTAGGGTTCGATGACATTTATCCAGCCGAGTTCATGGCTCCACCCCTGACCACCGTCAACCAGCCTTTCAACGCCGAAGCCCGCAAGGCCATTGAGATGATTATCGATGTGCGCCGCGAACGACCGGTAGAGACCCATGTGGTTTTACCGGTCACAATCGTTAAGCGCGACAGCGCCGCGCAAGCTGCGGCAAAGTAAAGAGTGAGGTCTCAGGGAATTGAACTCTGGCCCGAACAACCATAGAGTACAGCCCGGAGAAAATCTGGCCAGCCATCCACTGGATACACTTAGCGGGCAATCGGTCGGCGGACGCCGAAGCAAGTGTCTACATCTTATTAGCATCTGCGAATCGTAAGACCATCGGGTACCAGACGACCAGGCCCCGTACGACGGTGAATCCTACCGACGAGGTTGGCACGAGGACATGATCGTGCGTGCATTACCCAGGCGGATGATAGAGATTTTTCATCAAGTACTGCTGTTTTTAGAAGAAAGCAGGGCGAAGAATTCTCCCGACACACAAGCAGAAGGGCTCCCCTGATGAAAGGTGAACCTGGAGAATTTCAAAACAGCCCAACCCCAGCTGCTCTGCTCCGGACAAGATCCACGAAATCAACGTTAGCGAGTAGAAGCGCAGCTGCTATATGTTAATACCGTCGTTAATGATTTAGCGAAGGAGCGATCATGGGCATGGATGAGGGGAGTGAAAGCCCTCGTCCTTATAAGCGATGAGAGAGGAACGACCGTGCTTCCACCGGCGGCAGTGGCGCTGCGCACATCACAGCTCCACCGCCCAAACCGCCACATATGGGCACCGAGGCCAAACCGGGAAAGCCCAACGTGAAGGAAGGCAAAGCGAACCAGAAACCCGTACTCACTACGCTACTGCTGCTGGCCATCGGCTGTGGCATGGGGCCCTGCAGCAGCACAATCACAAGAACTCACAACATGCGAAGACCCGCAATCCGCCTGCTCAAAGAGCCAGGCCGACCTACACTAGTCACGCAAGAAATTGAAGGACGCCAAAGACGAGGCGGACAAAGCCATGGAGAAAACCGGACTTATGTGACAAGGCACAGACCGAGAAGAAAAATAGCCGTGCAGACCGCGCAGCAACAGGCCGCTTAACAGCATGCACAAGAGCAGCAGATACAGTCACAAACACGTTCTCAGGGAACGCCTCACCGGGGCTCATTCTGCTCCAGGGCAGGCTCCACCGGAACATCCGACCGTAACGGCGCTACACTGACCTGCAGGACCGCGACGGACGGCCGCCTGCGCTGGATGAACTAACAAGGAGAGAGACAAGCATGAGATTCGGCATGAGGAAACCCGGCGTCAAACGCTCGATCAGCGCACGCACCACCGGCAGGCTCAAACGCCAAATGAAGAAAGCGATCATCCCCGGGTACGGCAAGAAAGGCATGGGCTGGGTCAAAAACCCCAGGAAAGCCGCCTACAACAAGATCTACCACAAGACCAGCTTCAGCCTCTGGGACCTCTTCAAATAAACATCTCTAATCCTGGAACCCCACTTCAACAGGGCCTTTTGTTTTACTGACCTCTGTCTGTTTTCAGATATCTTTGTCTTTGTAAAACGGCCACTAGCAGGAATATTGGCAGGGGTTCACTTATTCTCATGCTCGAATTTCATACAACTCAAAAACTCGGTCAACTGCTAGCCAGGTACGGCGCATATCATTTCATGAGATTCAGTGGACCCGTTATCATTCTTATATCGAAAAGAAAAGGGAAAGACATGCTTAACAAAGAGGCGACGACGGATTACTGGGTCGGCAGACAACTTGAAGAGAACAACATACAGTTCGACCTTCAGGGAAGCCACGTGAAAGAGATCAACGAAGCGTTGAAAAGCGCCTCGAAGCGGGGAACGAAAAAAGTTGGACGACCTGACGTTGTTGCCATTGTTAATGATTTCGTTCTGGTCGTCGAAGACAAGAACACTCTTTCTAAACATCAGAAACTGACTGGAAAAGATATTCTGGATGACAGCGTGAAGGCTATCACCGATTACGCAGTCAATGGAGCATGCTTCTACGCCAAACATATAGCTAAGCACACCTCTTTCAAGAAGGTGTTTGCCGTTGGTGTGTCCGGCGATCCGAAACATCATCAAATCAGCCCATACTGGGTCAATGACAGAGGAGAGTTGAAGAAACTAGATGACATTGAATCCTTCGTATGGTTCTCCCCTGGTAACATCCAGGAATATTACACACGCTACGTGCTGGAAGAACCGACACGCATTGAGAAGACCACCGAGCAGATCCTCAAGGATGCCACCGAACTCCATGAGTACCTTCGCAACTACGGGAGTCTCAAAGACCAAGACAAACCGTTAGTTGTCGCCGGCATTTTGCTAGCTCTCGAAGAAACAGAAAATCATAACTTTAGCATAGAATCTCTTAATGGCGATCAGACCCCAGAGAGCCGCGACGGAGACAAGATAATGAAAGCCATCCGAGCAAGACTGAGGCGATCCAATGTCGGGCCGGACGCGAAACGAGACAAACTGCTTTCGGAGTTCGACATCATCACCACCAGTTTCAGACTCAACGAGGTCAATGACACGTTGGGCATGACCCCGTTGAAGTATTACACGAACTTTCTGAACGACCGGGTATACAAAAACATCAAGTACCAGGATTCTTCAGCAGATTACCTCGGACAGTTCTACGGGAAATTCATGAGCTATTCAGGAGGCGATGGACAGACACTCGGCATCATCCTCACTCCTCAGCACATTTGCGAACTCATGTGCCGGCTCGTGAAAGTGCGACCAGACGACGTGGTCTTCGACCCGACATGCGGGACAGGGGGTTTCCTCATAGCTGCCATGCACATGATGATCTCTCAAGCCGAAACAAACACGGACAAAGACCGGATCAAGACCAGACAACTGCACGGAATTGAACTGCAAAGCAACATGTTCGCTGTTGCCGTCACCAACATGATTCTACGAGGAGACGGTAAAAGCAACATCGAGTGCAGTGATTTCCTGAAAGCCAACCCTGCCCAGCTGCAAACGGAAAAAACCGCGACGGTGGGATTGATGAATCCACCATACTCCCAAGGAAACTCAGGGGACCCCGACCAGTATGAGCTCTCTTTTGTGGAGCACCTGCTGGACTCCCTGACCGAAGGGGGGCGTGCAGCTGTCATCGTTCCTCAGTCAAGCATGACAGGGAAAACAAAGGCCGAGCGGGCATTCAAACACAGCATCCTTTCGAAACACACCCTTGAAGGCGTCATCACTTGCAACCCCGACACGTTCTATGGCGTCGGCGTCAATCCGGTCATAGCTGTATTCACCGCGCACAAACCCCATCCAACGGAAAAAGTGTGCAAGTTCATCGACTTCCGTGATGACGGATTCACGGTCCATGCGCATGTAGGCCTGGTAGCCGATGACGCAGCCAAGGATAGGCAACAACACCTGCTGGACGTGTGGAACGGCGCGACTGAGGCATCATCCCAATTCTGCGTGGAATCAACCGTGAAAGAGGATGACGAATGGCTCCACAGCTTTTACTACTTCAATGACGAAATACCCACAGATGCAGATTTTGAGAAAGCGATCGGCGATTACCTGACGTTCGAATTCTCCATGATCATGCAAAACCGGGAATACCTCTTCGAGGATGGCGACAATCATGCAACGTCTTGAGGAACACACATGGCAAGCCTTTCGCTTGGGCGATATCGCAGACATCCGTTCTGGTCGTGACATTTATGCGGGAGAACGTAGAAGTGGTGACACACCGTACGTAACATCAGGCACAGCAAATAACGGTATTGGGTATTTCGTGGCCAACTACAACGATTCAATTACATCTAATGCCATATCTGTAAATCGTAACGGCTCCATTGGAGAAGCGTTTTATCACCCCTATCCAGCTTTGTACGGTAATGACTGCCGTCGCGTCATATTGAGGGACTACACTGACGCAGGAATCCAACTATTCATTGCGCATGCCATCTCGATGCAGAAACAGGCGTTCAGCTATAGCAGAAAACTTGGCAGTAAACGGCTGACCAATCTCCGTATCATGCTGCCGGTGAATAGTTCGGGCGCACCTGATGATGAGTACATGGAGAAATACGCACAGCAAAAACAAAAAGCAATGCTCCTGAAGTACGGAGCTTATGCGGAGCAACAGATCACAAAAATAGGATCTTACGTCAAGGTTCCGAAACTCAACGAAAAAGAGTGGGCTCCGTTTAAACTTACAAACATTTTTGAAGAAATTAGTCGTGGAAAACGACTGAAAAAAGCAGATCACGTTCCCGGACAATTACCTTACGTCTCATCAACAGCGAGCAATAACGGAATCGATGACTATATCGAAGCCAGCGCCGGAACTCGTGTTTTTAGAAATTGCATCAGTCTTGCAAACAGCGGTAGTGTAGGAACCGCTTTTTACGAGCCATTCAACTATGTTGCAAGTGACCATGTAACAGCGTTAAAAACAGCACAATCATCGAAGTATACATCCTTATTTATGGCTACAGTGATTGCGAAACAAAAATCGAATTTCAATTTTAACCGCGAAATCAACGACATTCGTGTCCACAACATGAGAATCATGTTACCTGTCAACGACTCAGGCGAACCTGATTACGAATACATGGAACAGTACACCAAGAATATGATGCTACGCAAATACGAGCAGTACCTCACATTTTTAGAAGGTAAAACACGAAACT encodes the following:
- the rpmE gene encoding 50S ribosomal protein L31 gives rise to the protein MKQGIHPDYHPVQVTCSCGNTFVTRSTAPGDHMTVDVCSNCHPFYTGKQKILDTGGRVARFEARYGKRNKNK
- the prmC gene encoding peptide chain release factor N(5)-glutamine methyltransferase, with amino-acid sequence MAISGSDMLSADERAGVQAILAEASGKLAGAGVDTPENDARLLLAEACRVDLHDLDKALLLGETVSDLAAAGVRGSAARAQGVGDAADADAATVIVHIDPDQAGKLALGVFRDFVIRRAGREPLQYIVGHAPFRFLDLAVGPGVFIPRPETETVVQAGLDWLAGEGIERPLVVDLCAGSGAIGLAVATEVPGAQVWAVEVSEEAAAWARRNADRYRQAIANNGSSYQLVLADATAAETLADLNGRVDLVISNPPYIPEREIPAQPEVTRYDPPQALYGASPDGTAIPGRIIARAADLLRPAGCLVMEHDPSQSAVLRGVASAAGFTQVRTDSDMTGKDRCLLTIKGAADTK
- a CDS encoding dihydrodipicolinate synthase family protein, coding for MVTAAFEGVFCPSITVTGDDGSIDYELWGRHLDHLADAGMNGVLLFGSIGEFYAYSLESKQEALAFAVNRVAGRMKVFSGVGGTDMDEVLAFTHYAETVGADAVVAVSPYYFGPSEQTASVYFAQIAQATSLPVLLYNFPPRTGMDLSPELIAQLAADHSNILGLKDTVDTISHTRKVIAAVRKVSPSFSVLSGFDEYYTPNRIAGGNGVLCGLTNVEPETFVRMHAAWQGGDYTTALACARRINALMAVYDQADLFISAIKAAVKIKGLPVSTAIKEPATQIRAEQVRAIEGIITAADQLG
- a CDS encoding LacI family DNA-binding transcriptional regulator, producing the protein MKISELAELAGVSPSTVSKVINGRSGIAAETRRRVEQVLNENSYYKPLVSTKLSRTIELVLEHVDADCTLPLIDHASYWAQQAGYALTITQIHSGEEVEHSFRGIIDRNPLGVVIHQITQIPQAEKDLLESRGIPFVILDPITPIDDQAMWVSVDRWTGGFQMAQYLISLGHRRIGIINGPQNSQSTIARYGGFLAAAHSAHIEPDPTLERATDLTPQASYQAACELLDLPERPSAIFACNDQTALSVYRAAHERDLAIPTDLSVVGFDDIYPAEFMAPPLTTVNQPFNAEARKAIEMIIDVRRERPVETHVVLPVTIVKRDSAAQAAAK
- a CDS encoding GntP family permease, giving the protein MHSLIVALSSPLVQAASEVPKVHLSPAALLISIVLGVALLIALVTAAKVHPFVAIMIASIFTGICSGYGMMNTITAFLDGFGSTTQSVGILVGLGAMLGQVLMVTGATGVLVDTLVDHSSVKMLPWTMALIGSLVGLPLFFDVGLIIMVPVIIMVCRRSKLPIMMIAMPALAGLCAMQALVPPHPGPTAALKTFSNGSMGITMGIGVLIAIPTVIICGPLFARYATKIVDRGAPDTFDMSAIEQPPEGTKRPSFGLSLTCVIMPAVLLLITSIATMIAPKLSTSKAFVPQLIQFLGNPEIALLFSLIFSTVVLFKVTKFPWKRIQDETAKSLKPIAGIVFILGAGGGFKTLLIDTGIGDMITQFVQSSHISILLVAWAIAAFVRVATGSSTVSAITTAGILEPVAVSLGLNPVGIALLVLAIGAGSFIFSFVNDAGLWLVKEYFGFTLPEMFKTWTLMTCVLSVVAMIFVLILSVPLM
- the prfA gene encoding peptide chain release factor 1; this encodes MEDEQFPAARTALEEYERLEREMSQPEVASDPAQIRKLGRRHAELGSIVEAYKAYRTLNDDYEAARSMADDDPDFMAEAKSLGERLPAAEDRLRSALIPRDPDDARDTIMEIKAGTGGEEAALFAGDLMRMYIRYAEKRGWSVEIMSQNATELGGVKDAQLAIRSRGSVAPADGVWASLKYEGGVHRVQRIPVTESQGRIQTSAAGVIVFPEADDDDDEIEIDPKDLKIDIFMSSGPGGQSVNTTYSAVRMTHIPTGIVVSMQDEKSQIQNRAAALRVLKSRLLAMKHEQEAAEAADMRHSQVRSLDRSERIRTYNFPESRIVDHRTGYKAYNLEQVLDGDIQAVIDSDIQADEAARLAGRK
- a CDS encoding enolase C-terminal domain-like protein, with amino-acid sequence MSTITNVKTYDFRFPTSQTLSGSDAMNPDPDYSTAYVEVETDADDGIKGTGFVFTIGRGNDVVCRAIDSMSHVLLGRNVEELLDNMRLAWDLFVGDSQLRWLGPEKGVEHMAIGAVLSALWDIKAKRAGKPLWMLLAQMDPEELVATLDFRYLTDALRPEEAIEILQEGKRGKDERIEYLLKFGYPGYSTAAGWLGYADEKMVQIAKEETEQKGFKQIKLKVGRNVDDDLRRLALAREAIGPDVRLAVDANQVWDVPEAIEWINKFHDFDLAWVEEPTSPDDVIGHATIARAINPIPVATGEQMQNRIMFKQYLQANAFGVMQIDATRVAGPQEVVLEYLMAKKFNKIVCPHAGGVGLCEAVCHFAMFDYVAVSGTMDGRMIEYVDNQHEYFVHPIQISEGNYVAPTAPGNGTEMTVETAQKYLYRG